The Neorhodopirellula lusitana genome contains a region encoding:
- a CDS encoding pyridoxal phosphate-dependent aminotransferase, with the protein MPKFSDRIQNLPASPIRKLVPFADAAKARGTHVYHLNIGQPDIETPPRFFEAITEADVKVLAYSHSAGIESLRDGIADYYTRLGHPISANDVLVTTGASEALNFVLTAVLNPGDEIIVPEPFYANYISFSMGNDGVVVPVTSTIEDDFALPDIEALEAKITPRTRAILICNPGNPTGVLYPKEALEKLQAICKKHDLFLIADEVYREFAYGGHTHHSTLGLVGLEENVIVIDSISKRFSACGARIGCIVSRNQEFMGLVLKMAQARLSPPTLGQLGAAAIYDMPPSYYEGVVAEYTKRRDILTAALGEIEGVVCPQVNGAFYAMVRLPVANADDFCQWMLEEFEHEGATVMMAPGSGFYATPGQGQNEVRIAYVLQQDELAAAMRCLKAGLEAYAKTH; encoded by the coding sequence ATGCCTAAGTTTTCAGACAGAATCCAAAACCTGCCCGCCTCTCCGATTCGTAAGCTTGTCCCGTTCGCGGACGCAGCGAAAGCCCGTGGTACCCACGTTTACCACTTGAACATTGGCCAGCCGGACATTGAAACACCGCCCCGCTTTTTCGAAGCCATCACCGAGGCCGACGTCAAGGTACTCGCCTATAGCCACTCAGCCGGGATCGAGTCACTTCGCGATGGGATTGCAGACTATTACACGCGGCTTGGGCATCCCATTTCCGCCAACGATGTCCTCGTTACTACGGGAGCTTCCGAAGCACTCAATTTCGTTCTCACAGCGGTTTTAAACCCAGGAGACGAAATCATTGTCCCGGAGCCATTTTATGCGAACTACATTTCGTTTTCGATGGGCAACGATGGCGTTGTTGTGCCGGTGACGTCGACGATCGAGGATGATTTTGCCTTACCAGATATCGAAGCCCTTGAAGCCAAGATCACGCCGCGAACGCGAGCGATTTTGATTTGTAACCCCGGCAACCCAACGGGCGTTTTGTATCCGAAAGAGGCATTGGAAAAACTACAAGCGATTTGCAAGAAGCACGATCTGTTCCTGATTGCAGACGAAGTCTACCGTGAGTTCGCCTATGGCGGTCACACACACCATTCGACGCTGGGATTGGTCGGACTCGAAGAAAACGTCATTGTCATTGACTCCATCTCGAAACGGTTTTCGGCCTGTGGTGCCAGGATCGGCTGCATTGTTTCGCGCAACCAAGAGTTCATGGGGCTCGTGTTAAAAATGGCCCAAGCTCGATTGTCGCCACCCACACTTGGGCAATTGGGAGCGGCAGCGATTTATGACATGCCACCGAGTTACTACGAAGGCGTTGTGGCTGAATACACGAAACGGCGAGATATTTTGACGGCGGCGTTGGGCGAAATCGAAGGTGTCGTATGCCCCCAGGTCAACGGTGCGTTCTATGCAATGGTTCGACTCCCCGTCGCCAACGCCGATGATTTCTGCCAATGGATGCTGGAAGAGTTCGAGCATGAAGGCGCCACCGTCATGATGGCTCCTGGATCCGGATTTTACGCGACGCCGGGCCAGGGACAAAACGAAGTCCGCATCGCTTACGTGCTGCAGCAAGATGAACTTGCCGCCGCCATGAGATGCCTGAAAGCAGGCTTGGAAGCTTACGCGAAAACCCACTAG
- a CDS encoding hybrid sensor histidine kinase/response regulator encodes MRRPPVRIIHQLLLAALVPAILIGLVGQYATSVAQRSLRSAIESNSMTQANAVMDEVDRILQTRIANWKAYARSELVQKTLVASNREMATETDPEKTIDDRDREWQLAVDGKPNELMQRLMDNRLSRELRLRLEKLEEGSGYSVFGEVFFTNRYGANAAQSQLTSDYRQNDEPWWQLASKDGLYVGDVTWDDSAEIYSIVICLKVEDADSQFLGVMKAVMNIHEIVSVIDGRSSRFGQGERLILLTRQGEIIRTGNQETVPLADGSDLLGDQYLDAEHPEATTYRVDSATGERYLESFALSQGFGDFDGLGWKMVRESRESIAFAPVNHLRQRIVWITSLATLFGLLVSGAVAWSLSRRVQHLSNATMAISRGELDTSVDVRGSDEIADLATHFNQMGRDLQRVNSELIVARDAERDANRAKGTFLANMSHEIRTPMNGIIGMGQLLAHTKLDANQKDYLRMIQQSADALLRLLNDILDFSKIEAGKLELEKIEFSLRDCVGQTGQTLAMRAGEKGLEMACRIAPNLPDTLLGDPGRLRQIIVNLAGNAIKFTDQGEVVIDVQRCNDSNLKDDNQIELHVSVRDTGVGIAKDKQAKIFEAFTQADVSTTRQFGGTGLGLSISAQLVEMMNGRIWLESELDHGTTFHFTAIMTLLPERERKRREGVASLKGKRALIVDDNVTNRRIFEELLSHWDMKWESAGDPKQGLIELSKAAREGRPFDIVLLDYMMPGMDGFGFTERVREEEAIRDSKIILLSSAAEATDSERSVELGILRYMTKPVVESELHRTLLDVCDVENSDSSQSVQANGTVASGSNARKSGAKQAGGGAPCRSLNILLAEDGIVNQCVAKGILKTLNHEVVIADDGAKAVEAWQAGEFDVILMDVQMPEMDGLQATEVIRLAESETGKHIPIIAMTANAMKGDREECLEAGMDDYIAKPFSRNELHEALIRWGNAPSDTP; translated from the coding sequence GTGAGGCGACCACCTGTGCGAATCATTCATCAACTTTTGCTTGCCGCTTTGGTGCCGGCGATTCTGATTGGGCTGGTGGGGCAGTACGCCACCAGTGTTGCCCAGCGTAGCTTGCGATCGGCGATCGAATCGAATTCCATGACACAAGCAAATGCTGTGATGGATGAAGTTGATCGCATCTTGCAGACAAGGATCGCGAACTGGAAGGCGTATGCGCGCAGTGAGCTAGTACAAAAAACGTTGGTCGCGTCGAACCGTGAAATGGCGACGGAGACGGATCCAGAGAAAACGATCGATGATCGTGACCGAGAGTGGCAACTCGCCGTCGATGGGAAGCCGAACGAGCTGATGCAGCGGTTGATGGACAATCGCTTGTCTCGTGAACTGCGTTTGCGTCTTGAAAAACTGGAAGAGGGTTCAGGGTATTCCGTTTTCGGTGAAGTCTTTTTTACAAACCGATACGGAGCGAACGCTGCCCAGTCACAGCTAACGTCGGACTATCGCCAAAATGACGAGCCCTGGTGGCAACTGGCGTCGAAGGATGGACTTTATGTGGGCGACGTGACGTGGGATGACAGCGCAGAAATCTACTCCATCGTGATTTGCTTGAAAGTTGAGGACGCAGATTCTCAGTTTCTTGGTGTTATGAAAGCGGTGATGAACATCCACGAGATCGTCAGTGTGATTGATGGGCGTTCGAGTCGATTCGGTCAGGGCGAAAGGTTGATCTTGCTGACGCGCCAGGGCGAGATCATTCGCACTGGAAACCAAGAAACGGTACCGCTCGCCGATGGTTCTGATTTGTTGGGGGATCAATATCTTGACGCGGAACACCCTGAGGCGACGACCTATCGTGTGGACTCGGCAACGGGTGAGCGGTACCTCGAATCCTTCGCGCTCTCGCAAGGGTTTGGCGACTTCGATGGGCTGGGCTGGAAGATGGTTCGCGAGAGTCGGGAGTCGATTGCTTTTGCGCCAGTCAACCATCTGCGACAACGAATTGTTTGGATCACTTCGCTGGCAACGCTGTTCGGGCTTTTGGTCAGCGGTGCGGTCGCGTGGTCGCTGTCTCGTCGCGTGCAGCACTTGAGTAACGCGACGATGGCGATTAGTCGTGGCGAACTGGATACGTCCGTCGATGTGCGAGGCAGTGACGAAATCGCAGACTTGGCGACCCACTTCAATCAAATGGGGCGTGACTTGCAACGCGTCAACAGCGAATTGATTGTCGCCCGAGATGCGGAACGGGATGCGAACCGGGCGAAGGGAACGTTCTTAGCGAACATGAGCCATGAAATTCGCACACCGATGAACGGGATCATTGGCATGGGGCAACTGCTGGCGCACACCAAGTTGGACGCGAACCAGAAAGACTATCTGAGGATGATTCAGCAGTCGGCTGATGCGTTGTTGAGGTTGTTGAATGACATTCTTGACTTCTCGAAAATTGAAGCGGGCAAGCTGGAGCTCGAAAAGATTGAATTCAGTTTGCGAGATTGCGTTGGCCAAACCGGACAAACGCTTGCAATGCGCGCGGGTGAAAAAGGCTTAGAGATGGCCTGCCGGATCGCACCGAACTTACCCGATACCTTGCTCGGAGACCCAGGGCGACTGCGACAGATTATTGTCAATTTGGCTGGTAACGCGATTAAGTTCACGGACCAGGGTGAAGTCGTGATTGACGTGCAACGCTGCAATGATTCCAACCTCAAAGACGATAACCAAATTGAGCTTCATGTGTCGGTTCGAGACACCGGGGTGGGGATCGCCAAGGACAAACAAGCCAAGATTTTCGAAGCGTTCACTCAGGCGGATGTTTCTACCACACGCCAGTTTGGTGGTACCGGATTGGGCTTGTCGATTTCCGCTCAATTGGTGGAAATGATGAATGGCCGAATCTGGTTGGAAAGTGAATTGGACCACGGGACCACATTCCACTTCACCGCGATAATGACGCTGCTGCCTGAGAGAGAGCGGAAACGTCGTGAAGGGGTTGCGTCATTGAAGGGAAAACGAGCGTTGATCGTTGACGACAATGTGACTAACCGCAGGATTTTTGAAGAGTTGCTGAGTCATTGGGACATGAAGTGGGAATCCGCGGGTGACCCTAAACAGGGATTGATTGAATTGTCGAAAGCAGCCCGTGAAGGGAGGCCCTTCGACATTGTGTTGCTTGACTACATGATGCCAGGTATGGACGGCTTTGGATTCACCGAGCGTGTTCGCGAGGAAGAAGCGATTCGGGATTCCAAGATCATCTTGCTGTCGTCGGCGGCCGAGGCGACTGATTCTGAACGGAGTGTAGAATTGGGGATCCTGCGTTACATGACCAAACCGGTTGTTGAGAGCGAGTTGCACCGGACTCTCTTGGATGTTTGCGATGTGGAAAATTCGGACTCGAGTCAGTCGGTCCAGGCAAACGGAACGGTTGCGAGTGGATCAAACGCACGGAAGTCCGGGGCGAAGCAAGCAGGTGGCGGTGCGCCGTGTCGAAGTTTGAACATCTTATTGGCCGAGGACGGTATCGTGAATCAATGCGTTGCCAAAGGCATCTTGAAAACTTTGAATCATGAAGTGGTGATCGCCGATGACGGTGCGAAGGCAGTCGAAGCATGGCAGGCAGGTGAATTTGATGTGATCCTGATGGATGTCCAAATGCCCGAGATGGATGGACTCCAGGCGACCGAAGTGATCCGTTTGGCGGAGTCGGAAACAGGCAAGCATATCCCGATCATCGCCATGACAGCCAACGCAATGAAAGGTGACCGCGAAGAGTGCTTGGAAGCGGGCATGGACGACTACATTGCCAAACCATTCAGTCGAAATGAATTGCACGAGGCGTTGATCCGCTGGGGGAATGCCCCCAGCGATACCCCGTAA
- a CDS encoding flagellin hook IN motif-containing protein: MSISSVSGANSSGGLLIERFSSAVRGSSTTQTSVAEQATSSTPSLDRITRLIEKLKEQSLNAARTNQVERLDSFQSTIDEALSEIGFLAGVEFSAGGVDQAVVTGAEASQLKDVQVLGLPPGAEASFSGAVVRKSAGASTTVDNIGRLLSGGGSLQLNSGGDSRTIYVNKGGSFGGLVRSINDGGYGVQASEIDNRLRLTSRSTGPSSSLEVISRARRTVRGPEGLQVSGLNAAQIANVAADGLDPNQSITVSGSRDSVATTAELTYQGDAEGRVSGTATFQLNGDQGSQTFSATKGESLEDLAARISAASDQTGVIATVDGDQLRLTSLAKGDDASVSITDISAVQETSVSGVDPDEFSRFDLVSMPADTQVTVSGSITQAAETANLTYRGAVGSEVVETATFTLSGANGSAEVNVTQGESLADVADRINASSSSTGVLARVDGDDLQFESSDVGSAQSVSVTLDRITQDISVTGVDPAKIENFTVESAEHRSSNTLSGSIDQAATKAQLTSNSYGVSSSSATFSLTGELGSETFSVSWLQSLSSLRNDINDATDRTGVVASIESGRLKLTSSEYGSDAIVELDVLSGSFGTSGGDGNGNAQGTDAELTINGNAVTADRNHVAYSDSLGSYSFDLVADQSGALADITIDSTDRDFDIEGGDGDGNASGLDAVATLNGVEYTGTGNRFEETIDSAQLDFEVTQGFVGAINPVTVESKAAEFSISGGDGNGEASGQNGTATIDGVSFSSATDTFEAIVDGESVQIQFASNFTGTFDDLTLTGGDFVANRSAGSQTYRASGRSQYVEINGERLYEQAGRYLAEQNGVQISFALDASASGTIGPITVTGTKSESSDSYLPVLEGQQQLAVQSVLPSLFQLASGGAYSGDAYAPSQTLSVLIEALDQLQGLSGQSSRQGRSLQGFALDVSA; the protein is encoded by the coding sequence ATGTCAATCTCATCAGTCTCAGGAGCGAACAGCTCTGGCGGACTCCTTATCGAACGATTTAGCTCGGCGGTGCGCGGTTCCTCAACAACCCAGACCTCCGTTGCCGAGCAAGCTACTTCTTCGACGCCGTCACTCGATCGGATCACTCGATTAATCGAGAAGTTGAAAGAGCAGTCGCTGAACGCGGCCCGGACGAACCAGGTTGAGCGTCTGGACTCGTTCCAATCGACAATTGATGAAGCCCTCAGCGAGATCGGTTTTCTCGCCGGCGTTGAGTTTTCAGCGGGAGGCGTCGACCAAGCCGTCGTCACGGGCGCGGAAGCAAGTCAGTTGAAGGACGTGCAGGTGCTCGGTTTGCCACCGGGTGCCGAGGCCAGTTTCTCCGGTGCGGTTGTGCGGAAGAGTGCTGGGGCCTCGACGACGGTGGATAACATCGGTCGCTTGTTGTCCGGCGGCGGATCATTGCAGCTTAACAGTGGAGGCGATTCACGAACGATCTATGTGAACAAAGGTGGCTCCTTCGGCGGACTGGTTCGGTCGATCAACGACGGTGGCTACGGCGTGCAAGCGTCCGAGATCGACAACCGCTTGCGTTTGACTTCGCGGTCGACGGGGCCATCGTCAAGCTTGGAAGTGATTTCGCGGGCGAGGCGTACCGTGCGTGGTCCCGAGGGTTTGCAGGTGTCCGGACTGAATGCAGCGCAAATCGCTAACGTCGCCGCTGACGGCCTGGATCCCAACCAATCGATCACGGTAAGTGGCAGTCGGGATTCCGTAGCCACGACCGCCGAGTTGACTTACCAGGGCGATGCGGAAGGTCGTGTCAGTGGAACCGCCACGTTTCAATTGAACGGTGATCAGGGGAGCCAAACTTTCTCGGCAACCAAGGGTGAGTCTTTAGAGGATCTAGCCGCTCGGATTTCGGCGGCATCGGATCAGACCGGCGTGATCGCGACAGTCGACGGAGACCAGTTGCGATTGACGTCGCTGGCAAAGGGAGATGACGCGTCAGTCTCGATCACAGACATTTCCGCGGTTCAGGAGACTTCGGTGTCCGGCGTGGATCCCGATGAATTCTCGCGGTTTGATTTGGTCTCCATGCCGGCGGACACCCAAGTCACCGTCAGCGGAAGTATCACTCAGGCCGCCGAGACAGCTAACTTGACGTACCGCGGGGCGGTGGGATCCGAGGTTGTCGAGACGGCGACATTCACACTGTCCGGAGCCAACGGCAGTGCTGAAGTGAATGTCACCCAAGGCGAATCGCTGGCGGATGTTGCCGATCGAATCAACGCGAGTTCGTCCAGCACCGGCGTCCTGGCCCGGGTCGATGGCGACGACTTGCAGTTTGAAAGTTCCGACGTGGGCTCCGCTCAATCCGTCAGTGTGACGCTGGATCGAATTACTCAGGACATCAGCGTGACTGGAGTGGATCCAGCCAAGATTGAAAACTTCACGGTGGAATCGGCGGAGCATCGTTCGTCCAACACCCTGTCCGGCAGCATCGATCAGGCTGCAACCAAGGCCCAGCTAACAAGCAACAGCTACGGCGTGTCGTCGTCCAGTGCGACGTTCTCTTTGACAGGTGAACTGGGAAGCGAAACCTTCTCGGTCAGTTGGTTGCAATCGCTTTCTTCACTTCGAAATGACATCAACGACGCCACCGATCGAACGGGGGTAGTGGCGAGCATTGAGTCCGGTCGGCTGAAACTCACCAGCAGTGAGTACGGTTCAGATGCGATTGTTGAGCTGGATGTCTTGTCTGGTAGCTTTGGGACCAGTGGTGGCGATGGGAATGGCAACGCACAGGGAACCGATGCCGAATTAACAATCAATGGAAATGCTGTTACCGCGGACCGAAATCACGTTGCCTATTCCGATTCACTAGGAAGTTATTCGTTTGATTTGGTTGCCGATCAATCGGGTGCGCTTGCGGACATCACAATCGATTCGACTGACCGAGATTTTGACATCGAGGGTGGTGATGGTGATGGAAACGCGAGCGGGTTGGATGCGGTCGCGACTTTGAATGGAGTGGAGTACACCGGAACGGGGAACCGTTTTGAAGAAACGATTGACAGTGCACAACTTGATTTTGAAGTGACGCAAGGGTTCGTCGGCGCGATCAACCCCGTCACGGTTGAATCCAAGGCAGCCGAGTTTTCAATCAGCGGCGGTGATGGGAACGGTGAGGCGTCCGGCCAAAACGGAACCGCAACCATTGATGGCGTTTCCTTTTCGAGTGCGACCGATACGTTTGAAGCGATCGTTGATGGTGAGTCGGTGCAGATTCAGTTCGCTTCCAACTTTACCGGTACCTTCGATGATCTGACTTTGACCGGCGGTGACTTTGTGGCCAATCGGTCCGCTGGAAGCCAAACCTACCGCGCCAGTGGTCGATCGCAGTACGTCGAGATCAACGGCGAGCGTCTCTACGAGCAAGCTGGACGTTATCTCGCAGAACAGAACGGCGTGCAGATTTCGTTTGCCCTGGATGCCTCTGCGTCCGGCACGATCGGTCCGATCACGGTGACAGGTACCAAGTCGGAAAGTTCAGATAGCTACCTACCGGTTCTGGAGGGACAACAACAGCTAGCCGTGCAAAGTGTGTTGCCCAGCCTTTTCCAGCTTGCCTCGGGAGGTGCCTATTCAGGCGATGCGTATGCCCCGTCCCAAACGCTTTCTGTTTTGATCGAGGCCTTGGATCAACTGCAGGGACTTAGCGGTCAATCATCGCGGCAGGGAAGATCGCTGCAAGGTTTTGCCTTGGACGTGTCGGCTTAG